Proteins encoded by one window of Verrucomicrobia bacterium CG1_02_43_26:
- a CDS encoding 3-oxoacyl-[acyl-carrier-protein] reductase — protein sequence MSLTFIDRKAVVTGAGRGIGKEIALKLAKAGVYVICVSQSATCEAVAEEIKQSGGRAAALKVDVGNSAAVNAACADILKEHECIDILVNNAGITRDGLLVRMSEEDWDAVIQTNLNSVFYWTKALLRPMTQKRWGRIVNVSSVVALMGNAGQANYCAAKAGMLGFTKSLAREVAARQITVNAIAPGFIQTDMTSVLGEKITDELKKIIPLKRMGTAADIAESAKFLASEEAGYITGQVLSVDGGMYM from the coding sequence ATGTCTTTAACGTTTATCGATAGAAAAGCAGTAGTAACGGGAGCTGGCCGAGGGATCGGCAAAGAGATCGCGCTTAAATTGGCTAAAGCAGGCGTTTACGTGATCTGCGTGAGCCAATCTGCTACCTGTGAAGCGGTTGCTGAAGAGATTAAGCAATCCGGCGGGCGAGCGGCTGCGCTAAAAGTAGACGTAGGCAATAGTGCAGCGGTTAATGCCGCATGCGCGGACATTTTAAAAGAGCACGAGTGTATTGATATATTAGTCAATAACGCAGGCATTACTCGTGATGGTTTGTTAGTTCGTATGTCTGAAGAAGATTGGGATGCGGTCATACAGACAAACTTAAACAGTGTATTTTATTGGACAAAAGCATTGTTACGCCCTATGACGCAGAAGCGTTGGGGACGTATCGTGAATGTATCCTCAGTTGTAGCGCTAATGGGCAATGCCGGGCAGGCGAACTATTGTGCGGCAAAAGCTGGGATGCTCGGTTTTACAAAATCCTTGGCTAGAGAAGTAGCGGCAAGGCAGATAACAGTAAATGCGATTGCGCCAGGGTTTATTCAAACAGACATGACAAGTGTCCTAGGTGAAAAAATCACTGATGAATTGAAAAAGATTATCCCCCTTAAACGAATGGGTACAGCGGCTGACATTGCAGAGTCTGCAAAGTTTCTTGCCTCTGAGGAAGCGGGCTATATAACAGGGCAAGTTCTTTCGGTTGACGGCGGGATGTATATGTAG
- a CDS encoding 1-deoxy-D-xylulose-5-phosphate synthase, with protein MSLLQKIDSVEALKSLEMGQLETLAEEIRERIIQTTSQNGGHIGPNLGVVELTIALHRIFNSPVDKFVFDVSHQCYVHKLLTGRKGADFDNLRKTKGVSGFANREESPHDCFGAGHAGTCLSAALGMASARDLKGTDEHVVAVIGDAALTCGITMEALNNVATSTQRLVIVLNDNEWSIAKNVGAIAKYLNELITNPVYNRLHKDLESFLHTIPGGESIIKFGSKAKKETKDFFVPSSLFEKYGIRYIGPIDGHDIELLHQYMEFCKESTEPIVLHVLTQKGRGYDVAINNPEKFHGTGAFDRETGKTKSSGEQAPAYQEVFGRTLTRYAKENERIVGITAAMPTGTSLSLLKESCPKQFFDVGIAEEHAAIFAAGLATQGMKPVCAIYSTFLQRAFDPIIHDICLQNLPVLFCMDRAGLSANDGPTHHGLFDISYLRCVPNAVVMQPKDEDELQDMVKTGLEHNGPAFIRYPRGAGEGVVMKAEPEVLKIGKAEVVREGKHVLIWALGPMVSIAQRMAEKLHKEYGISVCVVNARFVKPMDKETLKEKAQDVSLVVTMEDHVVMGGFGSAVMEALQELDIQVPVERIGWPDKFIEHATSVGDLRTKYGLDEASIFNTIMKRMQSIDALPFSVVNAI; from the coding sequence ATGTCTTTGTTGCAAAAAATAGATTCGGTTGAAGCGTTAAAAAGCCTGGAAATGGGTCAATTGGAGACATTGGCGGAGGAGATACGTGAACGCATTATTCAGACTACCTCGCAGAATGGTGGCCATATTGGGCCAAATTTGGGCGTTGTTGAGTTGACGATCGCATTACATCGTATTTTTAATAGCCCGGTAGATAAATTTGTATTTGATGTATCGCACCAATGCTATGTTCATAAGCTCTTGACCGGCAGAAAGGGTGCTGATTTTGATAATTTAAGAAAGACGAAAGGTGTTTCCGGTTTTGCGAACCGTGAAGAGAGCCCGCATGATTGTTTCGGAGCAGGGCACGCGGGAACTTGCCTTTCTGCTGCTTTGGGGATGGCTAGCGCGCGTGATCTTAAAGGTACAGATGAGCATGTTGTTGCTGTTATTGGCGATGCGGCGTTGACTTGTGGGATAACGATGGAGGCCTTGAATAATGTGGCTACATCCACACAACGGTTGGTTATTGTTTTAAATGATAATGAGTGGTCGATCGCAAAGAATGTTGGGGCGATTGCGAAGTATTTAAATGAACTGATCACAAATCCGGTTTATAATCGTTTGCATAAGGATTTAGAGTCCTTCCTGCATACGATTCCAGGGGGAGAGTCGATTATTAAATTTGGTTCCAAGGCCAAGAAAGAGACGAAAGACTTTTTTGTACCCTCCTCTCTCTTTGAAAAATACGGCATACGCTATATAGGGCCAATTGACGGTCATGATATAGAGTTATTGCACCAATATATGGAGTTTTGCAAAGAGTCCACTGAGCCGATCGTGTTACATGTATTAACACAAAAGGGCCGTGGGTACGATGTCGCTATCAATAACCCTGAGAAGTTTCATGGCACAGGCGCCTTTGATAGAGAGACAGGGAAGACGAAGTCGTCCGGCGAGCAAGCTCCAGCGTATCAAGAAGTTTTTGGACGGACGCTGACAAGGTATGCCAAAGAGAACGAAAGAATTGTTGGGATTACCGCAGCTATGCCAACGGGAACCAGCCTCTCTCTTTTAAAAGAAAGCTGCCCGAAACAATTTTTTGATGTCGGTATAGCCGAAGAGCATGCGGCAATATTTGCGGCAGGCCTGGCTACCCAAGGAATGAAGCCCGTTTGCGCGATTTATTCAACTTTCCTGCAACGCGCATTTGACCCAATTATACACGATATTTGCTTACAAAACCTCCCCGTTTTATTTTGTATGGACCGTGCCGGGCTTTCCGCGAATGACGGACCCACACACCATGGGCTTTTTGACATAAGCTATTTACGCTGTGTGCCCAATGCGGTTGTTATGCAACCGAAAGACGAAGATGAGCTACAAGATATGGTAAAAACTGGTCTTGAGCATAATGGACCCGCCTTTATACGTTATCCTAGAGGTGCAGGAGAAGGTGTAGTCATGAAAGCAGAGCCAGAAGTGTTAAAAATAGGTAAAGCAGAAGTTGTACGAGAAGGAAAGCATGTTTTGATATGGGCATTAGGCCCGATGGTAAGCATTGCCCAAAGGATGGCAGAAAAATTGCATAAGGAATACGGCATTAGTGTATGTGTTGTAAACGCGCGCTTTGTGAAGCCGATGGACAAAGAAACTTTGAAAGAAAAAGCCCAAGATGTCTCCCTTGTTGTTACCATGGAAGACCATGTTGTTATGGGAGGTTTTGGATCAGCAGTGATGGAAGCATTGCAAGAGCTAGACATTCAAGTGCCCGTGGAACGTATCGGTTGGCCGGATAAGTTTATTGAGCACGCGACCTCCGTGGGCGATCTGCGAACAAAATACGGCTTAGATGAAGCAAGCATTTTTAATACGATTATGAAACGCATGCAATCAATAGACGCGCTGCCATTTTCTGTTGTGAATGCGATTTAA
- a CDS encoding FAD-binding protein, which translates to MQVMVDDSKCVEGYDKDNPFLAKITERYLLNAPGGDKETIHCVIDLSGSGLQYEAGDSIGIYCENDPVIVRQILDALGFTGKEPVMLPKMDEPIDIFTALLDKLSLAQPTRKFMEFLKEKEGSLIEREQIRELLLPENKEQLKTYLEEREYVDLLEEYPSLKVTPQELVDHMRRLVPRMYSIASSPHCYPNEVHLTVAVLRYKTNQRDREGVATCYLADRKALNSPSLPIFLSKSHHFRLPEDDSVDVIMVGPGTGIAPFRAFMQERSYKKASGRNWLFFGERTSQYDYLYSADWGKYLEEGTLNRLDLAFSRDQAHKIYVQDRMLESAPELWQWLNKGAYFYVCGDAKRMAKDVDAALHKICEREGNLSEDEAKAYIRELKKEKRYVKDVY; encoded by the coding sequence ATGCAAGTGATGGTGGATGATTCGAAGTGTGTTGAGGGTTATGATAAGGACAATCCGTTTCTCGCGAAGATAACGGAACGTTATTTATTAAATGCGCCCGGTGGGGATAAAGAGACGATACACTGCGTTATAGATCTTTCAGGAAGCGGCTTGCAATATGAAGCGGGTGATTCAATTGGTATTTATTGCGAGAATGACCCTGTTATTGTTCGGCAGATTTTAGATGCGCTTGGGTTTACAGGTAAAGAGCCAGTAATGCTCCCTAAAATGGATGAGCCTATAGATATTTTTACAGCGCTTCTAGACAAGCTCTCCTTGGCACAGCCAACGAGGAAGTTTATGGAGTTCTTGAAAGAAAAAGAAGGCAGCCTGATTGAACGAGAACAGATAAGAGAACTCTTATTGCCAGAAAATAAAGAGCAGCTAAAAACCTACTTGGAAGAACGTGAGTATGTGGATCTCCTTGAGGAGTACCCCTCTCTAAAAGTTACGCCACAAGAGCTTGTGGATCATATGAGACGGCTAGTTCCCCGTATGTATTCGATCGCTTCCTCTCCCCATTGTTACCCGAATGAAGTGCATTTGACGGTAGCCGTTTTACGTTATAAGACCAACCAGAGAGATCGTGAAGGCGTCGCCACATGTTATTTGGCCGATAGGAAAGCATTAAACTCCCCTAGCCTGCCGATATTTTTATCCAAATCGCACCATTTTAGACTCCCTGAAGACGACAGCGTAGACGTGATTATGGTCGGCCCAGGAACAGGGATTGCGCCCTTTAGAGCGTTTATGCAAGAACGCTCCTATAAGAAAGCGAGCGGGCGCAATTGGCTATTCTTTGGCGAAAGAACCTCTCAATACGACTATTTATATAGTGCGGATTGGGGAAAATACTTAGAAGAAGGTACGTTAAACCGGCTAGATTTGGCTTTTTCTCGGGATCAGGCTCATAAAATATATGTACAGGATCGCATGCTGGAAAGTGCTCCGGAATTGTGGCAATGGCTAAATAAAGGCGCCTATTTTTATGTTTGCGGGGATGCAAAGCGCATGGCTAAGGATGTAGATGCTGCATTGCATAAAATTTGTGAACGTGAAGGAAACCTCTCTGAAGATGAGGCAAAAGCCTACATACGTGAGTTGAAGAAGGAAAAACGCTACGTAAAGGATGTTTATTAA
- a CDS encoding peptide chain release factor 1, whose amino-acid sequence MKGIPDIGPFKKRLKELDDLMTASDFYSDQRKAAEVSREHQKLMDLIGLYHNLEKLVAEEAENNELINDPNADPELKELAQEEIATLPERIEKAKTDVLLAMIPPDPSDSRNTIIEIRAGAGGDEASLFAGDLCRMYTRFAEIKGWTIEPMSSSASECGGFKEVSFLVKGDEVYKTLKFESGVHRVQRIPVTESGGRIHTSTATVAVLPEAEEVDIHIDPSDLEVSVCRASGPGGQGVNTTDSAVQMLHKPTGIMVFCADERSQIKNRAKALKVLRSRLLKQKEEEERAKYAANRKSQVGSGDRSERIRTYNFPQSRLTDHRIGFSSHDLPSILEGNIDDLVLALQMADQEAKLTSLLEQE is encoded by the coding sequence ATGAAAGGCATACCAGACATAGGGCCATTTAAGAAGCGTCTTAAAGAGCTAGACGACCTGATGACAGCATCTGATTTTTATTCAGACCAGCGTAAAGCCGCCGAAGTAAGCCGAGAGCACCAAAAGCTAATGGATTTGATAGGGCTGTATCATAATTTAGAAAAACTAGTCGCTGAAGAAGCCGAGAACAACGAGCTGATTAATGACCCCAACGCTGACCCAGAGCTAAAAGAATTAGCACAGGAGGAAATCGCTACCCTACCCGAGCGAATTGAAAAAGCGAAGACAGATGTGCTTCTCGCCATGATTCCCCCCGACCCTAGCGATTCCAGAAATACCATTATAGAGATAAGAGCCGGAGCTGGCGGGGACGAAGCCTCCTTGTTTGCTGGAGATCTATGCCGCATGTACACGAGATTCGCTGAAATTAAAGGATGGACAATAGAGCCGATGAGCTCGAGTGCATCCGAATGCGGTGGTTTTAAAGAAGTTTCCTTTTTGGTAAAAGGTGATGAAGTTTACAAGACTCTAAAATTTGAAAGTGGCGTGCACCGCGTGCAACGCATACCTGTAACAGAATCAGGAGGACGAATACACACCTCGACTGCTACGGTAGCAGTTTTGCCTGAAGCTGAAGAAGTAGACATACATATTGACCCTTCAGACCTTGAAGTGAGCGTATGCCGAGCCAGTGGACCCGGCGGGCAAGGCGTTAATACAACGGACTCAGCCGTACAGATGTTACACAAACCAACCGGTATAATGGTCTTCTGTGCTGATGAGCGCTCGCAGATAAAAAACCGGGCTAAAGCCTTAAAAGTGCTACGCTCTCGCTTGTTGAAGCAAAAAGAAGAAGAAGAAAGGGCTAAGTATGCCGCGAACCGCAAGAGCCAAGTAGGCTCCGGTGACCGCTCTGAGCGCATTAGAACCTATAACTTCCCACAAAGCCGATTGACAGACCACCGCATAGGGTTTTCTTCTCATGATTTGCCCAGCATTTTGGAAGGCAATATTGATGATTTAGTCTTAGCGCTGCAAATGGCGGATCAGGAAGCGAAATTGACTTCGTTGCTAGAGCAGGAGTAA
- a CDS encoding lysine--tRNA ligase — protein sequence MSDNIQAESTSGASHEAETNELYAIRKAKLEEMRTKGIDPFYANWDQEHTSEQATALYNEDEEQSPIVSVAGRILVFRVMGKASFIKIQDRDGQIQLYVKRDEIGEEAYNDFKKLDIGDIIGAKGPLFKTKTGEITIRATEYRLVAKGLRPLPEKWHGLTDSEQCYRHRYLDLIVNQDSRARMITRSRIIEEIRKFLWNKEFVEVETPCLQSVPGGAAATPFVTHMNALSHDFYLRISLELYLKRVLIGGFDRVFEIGRNFRNEGLSRKHNPEFTMLEVYQAYTDYRGMMTLVYDLVQHLCKNVLGTTSITQPNGDVIELGGKWREVRYKDIIIETVKDPDWFSRTKAEKLKVCEQLGVYVDPKLEDYEISNTIFGKVIEPKLIQPTFVTHVEKEVCPLAKINQEDPSVIDVFELCINGQEIAPAYSEQNDPFVQRKMFEAQAGEEIQKVDYEFVEAMEYGMPPAGGMGIGIDRLVILLTGASNIRDTILFPTLKPIA from the coding sequence ATGAGCGATAATATACAAGCTGAATCAACATCCGGAGCCTCGCATGAGGCAGAGACCAATGAACTTTATGCCATTCGCAAAGCCAAGCTAGAGGAAATGCGAACAAAAGGGATTGATCCCTTCTATGCTAACTGGGATCAAGAGCATACCAGCGAGCAAGCAACCGCTTTATATAATGAAGATGAAGAGCAGAGCCCAATTGTATCCGTAGCTGGGCGGATATTGGTATTTCGTGTGATGGGAAAAGCCTCGTTTATAAAAATTCAAGACAGAGACGGGCAGATACAACTTTACGTAAAACGCGATGAGATTGGCGAGGAAGCGTACAATGACTTTAAGAAACTGGACATTGGGGACATTATCGGAGCAAAAGGGCCTTTGTTTAAGACTAAGACCGGTGAGATCACCATACGCGCCACGGAGTACCGATTAGTGGCCAAAGGATTGAGACCATTACCTGAGAAGTGGCATGGTCTGACCGATAGTGAGCAGTGTTACCGCCACCGTTATTTGGATTTGATTGTTAATCAAGATTCAAGAGCGAGGATGATCACCAGGAGCCGTATTATTGAAGAAATACGCAAGTTTTTATGGAATAAAGAGTTTGTCGAAGTCGAGACACCCTGTTTGCAGAGCGTACCCGGTGGGGCAGCGGCAACACCCTTTGTGACACACATGAATGCGCTTAGCCACGATTTTTATTTACGCATATCGCTTGAGCTTTATTTGAAAAGAGTCTTGATAGGCGGTTTTGACCGCGTGTTTGAGATAGGACGCAATTTCCGCAATGAAGGCCTTTCCAGAAAGCATAATCCGGAGTTTACGATGCTAGAGGTCTACCAAGCGTATACGGATTACCGCGGTATGATGACTTTGGTGTATGACCTTGTACAGCACCTCTGTAAAAACGTATTGGGAACGACCTCAATTACCCAACCTAATGGCGATGTTATCGAGCTGGGCGGCAAATGGAGAGAAGTGCGTTATAAGGACATTATTATTGAAACAGTCAAGGATCCGGACTGGTTTAGCCGCACAAAAGCAGAGAAGCTAAAAGTGTGTGAGCAGCTAGGTGTTTACGTTGACCCGAAGTTAGAAGATTACGAGATTTCAAATACCATTTTCGGAAAAGTGATTGAACCAAAGTTGATACAACCGACCTTTGTGACACATGTTGAAAAAGAAGTATGTCCATTGGCAAAAATCAACCAAGAAGACCCAAGTGTGATTGACGTGTTTGAACTTTGCATTAATGGGCAAGAGATTGCACCGGCGTACTCGGAGCAGAATGACCCGTTTGTACAGCGAAAGATGTTTGAAGCACAAGCGGGAGAAGAGATACAGAAAGTGGATTACGAATTTGTCGAGGCAATGGAATACGGCATGCCCCCTGCAGGCGGTATGGGCATAGGAATTGACCGATTAGTAATATTGTTGACGGGTGCTAGCAATATTCGTGATACTATACTATTCCCTACCCTTAAGCCGATTGCGTAA
- a CDS encoding acyl carrier protein, whose protein sequence is MSNKSIEDRVKEIIVNQLNVNEEQVVPAASFLDDLGADSLDTVELVMAFEEEFKDEIQGEIPESDAEKLQTVGDVVTYINEKASTKA, encoded by the coding sequence ATGTCAAATAAAAGCATAGAAGATAGAGTAAAAGAAATCATTGTGAATCAGCTCAATGTGAATGAAGAACAAGTCGTTCCTGCAGCTTCCTTTTTGGATGACCTGGGTGCGGATTCTTTAGACACAGTAGAGCTCGTTATGGCTTTTGAGGAAGAGTTCAAAGACGAAATTCAAGGCGAAATTCCTGAGAGTGACGCTGAGAAGTTGCAGACCGTTGGTGACGTTGTTACGTACATCAATGAAAAAGCATCTACAAAAGCTTAA
- a CDS encoding [acyl-carrier-protein] S-malonyltransferase has product MAKGILFSGQGAQQVGMGHEVYEKNPIAKKLWDQANDILGFDLKQICFNGPEDQLTQTKICQPALYVHGYALYQVLKLEDVRVASGLSLGELTAHAAAGTYDFETGLRIVAERGRLMQEACEASNGSMASVIGGKIEDIEILCERNDVQIANLNSPGQVVISGDKQKIEAAIADAANFEFKRVIPLNVAGAYHSRLMLPACKPFESFLANIEFKQPRMPVFSNTTGADISEPAKIKEALVKQIVSSVRWEECMLNAAKLGVSEFYECGPGKVLKGLAKRIDPNISVHSVNNYEDISSICAQTV; this is encoded by the coding sequence ATGGCAAAAGGTATTTTATTTTCCGGACAAGGCGCACAACAAGTCGGCATGGGGCATGAGGTTTACGAAAAAAACCCTATCGCAAAAAAACTCTGGGATCAGGCAAATGACATCCTGGGTTTCGATCTCAAGCAAATCTGTTTCAACGGCCCAGAGGATCAACTCACCCAAACCAAAATTTGCCAACCAGCTCTCTACGTCCATGGCTATGCCCTCTACCAAGTTCTTAAATTGGAGGACGTTCGTGTTGCTTCAGGTCTCAGCTTGGGGGAACTCACCGCACATGCTGCTGCCGGTACCTACGATTTTGAAACAGGGCTTCGCATAGTAGCCGAGCGTGGTCGCTTAATGCAAGAGGCTTGCGAGGCTTCCAATGGTTCTATGGCCAGTGTTATCGGCGGCAAAATAGAGGATATCGAAATCCTCTGTGAGCGTAACGATGTTCAAATCGCTAACTTAAACAGCCCTGGCCAGGTCGTCATTTCGGGCGACAAACAAAAAATTGAAGCAGCCATTGCAGATGCCGCAAACTTTGAATTCAAACGTGTCATTCCTTTAAATGTTGCCGGTGCCTATCATAGCCGCCTTATGCTGCCAGCGTGCAAACCGTTTGAATCTTTCCTAGCAAATATCGAGTTTAAACAGCCTAGAATGCCCGTTTTTTCAAACACAACCGGTGCCGATATCTCAGAACCTGCCAAAATAAAGGAGGCTCTCGTAAAGCAAATCGTTTCTTCCGTTCGTTGGGAGGAATGTATGCTCAATGCCGCCAAACTTGGTGTAAGTGAATTTTATGAATGCGGACCGGGCAAGGTCCTCAAAGGGCTTGCCAAACGCATTGATCCGAATATATCGGTCCACTCCGTTAATAATTATGAGGACATTTCGTCCATATGCGCTCAAACCGTATAA
- a CDS encoding exodeoxyribonuclease VII small subunit: MAEKKAKAEMSFEKALEELEVLIEAMEQGDVPLAKLVSQYEKGKKLLGTCQEQLKDAELKILKASESGQGIILEPFEKEEEK; the protein is encoded by the coding sequence ATGGCAGAAAAGAAAGCTAAGGCGGAGATGAGTTTTGAGAAAGCACTCGAGGAGTTAGAGGTGCTTATTGAAGCTATGGAGCAAGGAGATGTGCCGTTGGCGAAGTTGGTTAGCCAGTATGAGAAAGGGAAAAAACTGCTGGGGACTTGCCAGGAACAGCTAAAAGACGCTGAGTTGAAGATTTTAAAGGCTTCGGAAAGTGGCCAAGGTATCATTTTAGAACCCTTTGAAAAGGAAGAAGAAAAGTAA
- a CDS encoding ABC transporter: MSDINVIETTDIVRSFPAAHAKIEVLRGVHLKVKRGQSVSITGESGAGKTTLMYILSMLEEADSGSVFWDGVKVNNGSRGEVAKRRAEFIGFVFQLYYLIPELDVLGNVLMPRRILGRIRKEDKERAEELLVRVGLKDRLRHSTGKLSGGEAQRVAIARALINEPRIIIADEPTGSIDERHGEEIMQILLDLCKKDNRSLLLVTHNQRFAAMTDKKLVLHYGKIVE; the protein is encoded by the coding sequence ATGAGTGATATCAATGTTATAGAAACAACCGATATTGTACGAAGTTTTCCAGCAGCGCATGCAAAAATAGAAGTGTTACGCGGCGTGCACCTAAAAGTGAAACGTGGCCAGAGCGTAAGCATTACAGGGGAATCCGGCGCGGGTAAGACGACATTGATGTATATATTATCAATGCTAGAAGAGGCGGACTCCGGAAGTGTTTTTTGGGACGGAGTAAAAGTTAACAATGGCTCGCGTGGGGAAGTTGCTAAAAGACGAGCTGAGTTTATAGGATTTGTTTTCCAGCTATATTATTTAATACCCGAGTTAGACGTGCTTGGAAATGTCCTGATGCCGCGTCGTATCTTAGGGAGGATACGCAAGGAAGATAAAGAACGCGCGGAAGAGCTATTAGTACGCGTGGGCCTGAAAGATCGTTTGCGCCATTCTACCGGTAAGCTTTCCGGGGGGGAAGCTCAACGAGTAGCGATTGCACGTGCCTTAATTAACGAGCCCAGAATAATTATTGCAGACGAACCCACCGGCAGTATTGATGAACGCCACGGTGAGGAGATCATGCAGATATTGTTAGACCTGTGCAAAAAAGACAACAGAAGTCTTTTATTAGTCACCCATAATCAACGATTTGCAGCCATGACCGACAAGAAGCTGGTGTTGCATTATGGTAAGATTGTGGAGTAG
- a CDS encoding elongation factor 4: protein MQDTDYIRNFCIIAHIDHGKTTLSDCLLETTQTVAQRQMKEQLLDSMDLEREKGITIKCHPVSMYYTAKNGKKYLLNLIDTPGHVDFSYEVSRSLTACEGALLLVDAAQGIEAQTIANAHLAIDQGLDVVPVINKIDLPSARPDVIKKQLEDILAIPADDAILASAKSRIGIDEILEMIVHKFKKPRGLDYPATRALIFDSKFDTYKGVICYVRVFSGTLKAGDEVLMMSHKLKTIVKEVGTFAPHMHKEDALTPGMVGYVVTNLREVSEIKTGDTITLTSNPAKEMLPGYKEVRPLVFSGIYPLDTSEYVKLKASLERLQLNDSSLVFQPESSIALGFGFRCGFLGLLHMEIVQERIRREYDIDIINTYPSVVYKVTTTDGRTLEVDNPAHLPEPTHIAEIQEPVIRANIHTPNTYIGDILALISEKRGVCDHTETIDDTRILLVCNLPLNEILVDFNDRLKSITRGYGSMDYDMSGYQTANLVKMEIMVHGEPVDAFSSIVDRDKAESRGRAICERLKELLPRQMFQIPIQAVVGSKVLARETLSAVRKDVTAKCYGGDITRKKKLLEKQKRGKERMKQIGKVSIPQDAFIKILKSNT from the coding sequence ATGCAAGACACCGACTATATCAGGAATTTTTGCATCATCGCTCATATCGATCATGGCAAAACGACTTTGTCCGATTGCCTTTTGGAAACGACGCAAACGGTCGCCCAGCGCCAAATGAAAGAGCAATTGCTCGACTCTATGGATCTGGAACGAGAAAAGGGGATCACCATCAAGTGCCACCCTGTTTCCATGTACTACACGGCCAAAAATGGCAAAAAGTATTTGCTCAATTTGATAGACACTCCTGGGCACGTGGACTTCTCCTATGAGGTCTCCAGAAGCTTGACAGCTTGTGAGGGTGCCTTGTTGCTCGTTGATGCCGCACAGGGCATCGAAGCACAAACAATCGCAAATGCCCACCTGGCAATAGACCAAGGCTTGGATGTGGTTCCGGTCATTAATAAAATTGACCTCCCAAGCGCTCGCCCAGATGTTATTAAAAAGCAGCTCGAGGATATCTTAGCTATACCAGCAGATGATGCCATCTTGGCCAGCGCTAAAAGTCGCATCGGTATCGATGAAATCCTGGAAATGATCGTCCATAAATTTAAGAAGCCTCGCGGCCTGGACTATCCAGCCACCCGCGCCCTGATCTTCGATTCCAAATTTGATACCTACAAGGGTGTGATCTGTTACGTACGTGTCTTCTCCGGCACCCTCAAAGCAGGTGACGAAGTCCTCATGATGAGCCATAAGCTCAAAACAATCGTTAAAGAGGTCGGTACATTTGCCCCTCACATGCATAAAGAAGATGCGCTCACTCCAGGCATGGTAGGTTATGTTGTGACGAATTTAAGAGAAGTATCCGAGATTAAAACAGGGGATACTATTACCCTTACATCGAACCCTGCCAAGGAGATGTTACCCGGTTATAAAGAAGTGCGCCCCTTAGTATTTAGCGGAATATACCCCCTAGACACCTCTGAATATGTAAAACTTAAAGCGAGTTTAGAGCGACTTCAGCTAAATGACTCCTCTTTGGTCTTCCAGCCCGAAAGTTCTATAGCCCTTGGATTCGGCTTCAGATGCGGCTTCCTAGGCCTCCTGCACATGGAAATCGTTCAAGAACGTATCCGCAGAGAGTACGACATAGATATCATAAATACCTATCCCAGCGTAGTTTACAAAGTAACCACCACAGACGGCAGAACCCTAGAGGTAGACAACCCTGCCCACCTCCCGGAACCCACTCACATAGCGGAAATCCAGGAGCCCGTCATCCGCGCAAACATCCACACGCCCAATACATACATCGGGGACATCCTAGCCCTGATCAGTGAAAAGCGCGGCGTCTGCGACCACACCGAAACCATCGATGACACCCGTATTTTACTGGTCTGCAACCTCCCTCTCAACGAAATCCTAGTCGATTTCAACGACCGACTAAAGAGCATCACTCGAGGCTACGGCTCTATGGACTACGACATGAGCGGGTACCAAACCGCCAACCTAGTTAAAATGGAGATCATGGTCCATGGTGAGCCTGTAGATGCCTTTTCATCTATCGTAGACCGAGACAAAGCAGAGTCCAGGGGTAGAGCTATCTGCGAGCGTCTCAAAGAGCTTCTTCCACGCCAAATGTTCCAAATCCCAATCCAAGCGGTTGTAGGAAGCAAAGTGCTTGCAAGGGAGACACTAAGCGCTGTGCGTAAGGATGTGACCGCCAAATGCTATGGTGGAGACATTACGCGGAAGAAGAAGCTTCTAGAGAAGCAGAAGCGCGGGAAAGAGCGTATGAAGCAGATTGGCAAAGTTTCTATTCCGCAAGATGCGTTTATTAAAATTCTGAAATCTAATACCTAA